In Jatrophihabitans endophyticus, one DNA window encodes the following:
- the argC gene encoding N-acetyl-gamma-glutamyl-phosphate reductase, with translation MSDGRVRAAVLGGAGYIGGELVRLLVGHPHVQLATVTSTRLGGRRVDSVHPNLRGATDLTFTAPADLGRHDVVLVATPHLRDAAEMAGVLERAAVVIDLTADHRLTDPAAYVRHYGTEHPAPDLLGTFCRGLPESHREQLRTADRVSVPGCMATAAILALGPLVADGLVDGTLSVDARTGSSGSGATSGDAGRHAERAGTMRVFAPAGHRHAAEIEQALGHQVAMSATGVEAVRGVQVLCRAATRAPVTERDLRASYRRHYAAEPFVRVVARSRGLYRQPEPKILSGSNFCDVGFAALPELDIVVAIAALDNLMKGGAGNAVQCMNIRFGWPETSGLEFLGLHPV, from the coding sequence GTGAGCGACGGACGCGTGCGCGCGGCGGTGCTCGGCGGCGCCGGCTACATCGGCGGCGAGCTCGTCCGTCTGCTGGTGGGCCACCCCCACGTGCAGCTGGCCACCGTCACCTCCACCCGGCTCGGTGGCCGGCGCGTCGACTCGGTGCACCCCAACCTGCGCGGCGCCACGGATCTCACCTTCACCGCGCCGGCCGACCTGGGCCGGCACGACGTCGTCCTCGTCGCCACGCCGCACCTGCGCGACGCGGCCGAGATGGCCGGTGTCCTCGAGCGGGCGGCTGTCGTCATCGACCTCACGGCCGACCACCGGCTCACCGACCCGGCCGCGTACGTGCGCCACTACGGGACCGAGCATCCCGCACCCGACCTGCTGGGTACGTTCTGCCGCGGCCTGCCCGAGAGCCACCGTGAGCAGCTGCGCACCGCCGACCGGGTCAGCGTGCCCGGCTGCATGGCCACCGCGGCGATCCTCGCGCTCGGCCCGCTCGTCGCCGACGGCCTCGTCGACGGCACGCTCTCGGTCGATGCCAGGACCGGTTCGAGCGGCTCGGGTGCCACCTCGGGCGATGCCGGCCGGCACGCCGAACGCGCCGGGACGATGCGGGTGTTCGCACCGGCCGGCCATCGGCACGCCGCCGAGATCGAACAGGCCCTCGGGCACCAGGTGGCCATGAGCGCGACGGGGGTGGAGGCGGTGCGCGGCGTCCAGGTGCTGTGCCGCGCCGCCACGCGTGCTCCGGTGACCGAACGGGACCTGCGGGCGAGCTACCGGCGGCACTACGCCGCCGAGCCGTTCGTGCGCGTCGTCGCCCGCTCCCGGGGGCTCTACCGCCAGCCGGAGCCCAAGATCCTGTCCGGTTCGAACTTCTGCGACGTAGGGTTCGCGGCCCTGCCCGAGCTGGATATAGTCGTCGCCATCGCGGCGCTGGACAACCTGATGAAGGGCGGCGCCGGCAACGCAGTGCAGTGCATGAACATCCGATTCGGATGGCCGGAGACGTCGGGCCTGGAGTTCCTGGGATTGCACCCGGTGTGA
- a CDS encoding acyl-CoA dehydrogenase family protein → MKIEDDPLLRRLGSALAAALGSVAPASPEAATAALAALAGLDAFAYERPATRDGFDLGVSCGIVVAEELGRAGLPDVYGAAVLLDSLAAWPGPERPALLGSMDARVSCPGHGDVSVASTGTAAALTTPDGATGRRVLLELGPVDAVGAHPSIAAARARHAAYLVGLTAAALTAAIGHADRRRQFGRRLAEFQGVTLPLARHVVEHRAARLLVGRAAHALDTAAPRGTVLATQALALATETALSTARTAVQTLGALGMSDQAPTGALLLAVRRELTRFGRSTDLWAEVGAAVLRPEPAQPAQVG, encoded by the coding sequence ATGAAGATCGAGGACGATCCCCTGCTCCGCCGGCTCGGCTCGGCGCTCGCGGCCGCCCTCGGGTCCGTCGCGCCCGCGTCGCCGGAGGCCGCGACGGCTGCGCTCGCCGCGCTCGCCGGGCTCGACGCGTTCGCCTACGAGCGCCCGGCGACCCGCGACGGCTTCGATCTCGGAGTCTCCTGCGGGATCGTCGTCGCCGAGGAGCTCGGGCGCGCCGGCCTGCCCGACGTCTACGGCGCCGCGGTCCTGCTCGACTCCCTGGCAGCATGGCCGGGTCCGGAGCGGCCGGCTCTGCTCGGCTCGATGGACGCCCGCGTGAGCTGCCCCGGCCACGGCGACGTGTCCGTCGCCTCCACCGGCACGGCCGCCGCGCTCACCACGCCCGACGGCGCGACCGGCCGGCGGGTCCTGCTCGAGCTCGGGCCCGTCGACGCCGTCGGCGCGCACCCGTCGATCGCGGCCGCGCGCGCGAGGCACGCGGCGTACCTGGTCGGGCTCACCGCGGCCGCGCTCACCGCGGCCATCGGGCACGCGGACCGGCGCCGCCAGTTCGGGCGCCGCCTCGCCGAGTTCCAAGGGGTCACGCTCCCGCTCGCCCGTCACGTCGTCGAGCACCGCGCGGCGCGGCTGCTGGTGGGCCGGGCGGCACATGCCCTCGACACCGCGGCGCCCCGGGGCACCGTGCTCGCGACGCAGGCGCTGGCGCTGGCGACGGAGACGGCGCTGTCCACCGCGCGCACCGCCGTGCAGACCCTCGGTGCGCTCGGTATGAGCGATCAGGCGCCTACTGGGGCACTCCTGCTCGCGGTGCGACGCGAGCTCACCCGCTTCGGCAGGTCCACCGATCTGTGGGCCGAGGTCGGGGCTGCGGTGCTGCGCCCGGAGCCCGCCCAGCCCGCCCAGGTCGGCTGA
- a CDS encoding lysine biosynthesis protein LysW, which yields MPEPQPCPECDAAVAVADDVRVHEVIECPECAAELEVAATDPVLLTLAPDVEEDWGE from the coding sequence ATGCCCGAGCCCCAGCCGTGTCCCGAGTGCGATGCCGCCGTGGCGGTCGCCGACGACGTCCGGGTGCACGAGGTCATCGAGTGCCCCGAGTGCGCCGCCGAGCTCGAGGTCGCCGCGACCGACCCGGTCCTGCTCACCCTGGCGCCGGACGTGGAGGAGGACTGGGGCGAGTGA
- a CDS encoding transketolase family protein: MTAAGTADTTDTTGAAARAGRAAREVYRDWLVARLVADQRAVCLDTDTGLFTGVDWGPAAARYVNLGIAEQCLVGTAAGLAASGYRVYANTMAAFAASRAVEMVKVDIALHGLPVRIVATHSGLSAGHLGPTHHALEDLAAMRSMPGMTVAVPADEDAVGALLDATADAPGPVYLRLGRHADPPPIAGGPAVRLGSLRELSIGSDALVVATGPLPVRFAVDAARILAQDDVRVTVVDAHTVKPFDVERLVELAAAVPLVVTVEEHWRTGGLGSLVAETLAERCPRRVVRIGVPDTFVAAVGSQQELLAASGVSAAAVVAAVRGADATGMS; encoded by the coding sequence GTGACCGCCGCCGGGACCGCCGACACCACCGACACCACCGGGGCCGCCGCGCGAGCGGGGCGCGCGGCACGCGAGGTGTACCGGGACTGGTTGGTCGCCCGCCTCGTGGCCGACCAGCGAGCCGTGTGCCTCGACACCGACACCGGCCTGTTCACCGGCGTCGACTGGGGTCCGGCAGCGGCCCGCTACGTCAACCTCGGCATCGCCGAGCAGTGCCTCGTCGGCACCGCCGCCGGCCTCGCCGCATCCGGCTACCGGGTCTACGCCAACACGATGGCTGCGTTCGCGGCCAGCCGCGCCGTCGAGATGGTCAAGGTCGACATCGCGCTGCACGGGCTGCCGGTGCGCATCGTCGCCACGCACTCCGGCCTGTCCGCGGGACACCTCGGGCCGACCCACCACGCACTCGAGGACCTCGCGGCGATGCGGTCGATGCCGGGCATGACGGTCGCCGTCCCCGCCGACGAGGACGCCGTCGGCGCCCTGCTCGACGCGACCGCCGACGCACCCGGTCCGGTGTACCTGCGCCTCGGCCGCCATGCCGACCCCCCGCCGATCGCCGGCGGTCCAGCGGTCCGGCTCGGGTCGCTGCGTGAGCTCTCGATCGGATCGGACGCCCTCGTCGTCGCCACCGGGCCGCTCCCGGTCCGCTTCGCGGTCGACGCCGCACGGATCCTCGCGCAGGACGACGTCCGGGTGACCGTGGTCGACGCCCACACGGTCAAACCCTTCGACGTCGAGCGCCTGGTCGAGCTCGCCGCCGCGGTACCGCTCGTCGTCACCGTCGAGGAGCACTGGCGCACGGGTGGGCTCGGGTCGCTCGTCGCCGAGACGCTCGCCGAGCGGTGCCCGCGTCGGGTGGTGCGCATCGGCGTCCCGGACACGTTCGTCGCCGCCGTCGGCTCCCAGCAGGAGCTGCTGGCCGCGTCCGGGGTCTCGGCGGCCGCCGTCGTCGCAGCGGTGCGCGGTGCGGACGCCACCGGTATGTCATGA
- a CDS encoding cytochrome P450: MRLLTGEPAADTRPDLGALDLYPAALYGNGDAHAAWARLRADEPYFRQEAPGGTPFWSVTRHADVEAVLLDADTYSSEHSTMLTVLDRDAAAGRAIHLVDPPGHAALRRPTAEVLSMRRMRPGLSRAKDRIEKLVRSHATAAEVDFAELVRILPMAVAGEVLGIPEPYWADAGRWTVASMAAEDPAFGGGDAADILLEAHIGLLSMFDQVLRDETAAPDTLIGALHRVQVDSRPLTRDEVLVNCYAFIMGANPTVPQAAAQLVLLAAEQPELWQRIRRRETPLTVVTEELLRWASPVNHVLRRTKRETVLGGHVLAPGTLVAAWLASANRDSSVFDDPWTFRPDRRPNPHVAFGVGAHTCVGNAAARVALHALVDVLAATVERVELAGPVGHLHSNFLNGVTSLPVRLYPADA; this comes from the coding sequence ATGCGGCTCCTGACCGGCGAGCCCGCCGCCGACACGCGGCCGGACCTGGGTGCCCTCGACCTGTACCCGGCTGCGCTCTACGGCAACGGCGACGCGCACGCGGCGTGGGCCCGGCTGCGGGCCGACGAACCGTACTTCCGGCAGGAGGCCCCGGGTGGCACCCCCTTCTGGTCGGTGACCCGCCATGCCGATGTCGAGGCGGTGCTCCTCGATGCCGACACCTACAGCTCCGAGCACAGCACGATGCTCACCGTGCTGGACCGCGACGCCGCCGCCGGCCGGGCGATCCACCTCGTCGACCCGCCGGGGCACGCCGCACTGCGACGGCCGACGGCCGAGGTGCTGTCGATGCGGCGCATGCGTCCGGGGCTCTCGCGCGCCAAGGACCGGATCGAGAAGCTCGTCCGGTCCCACGCCACCGCCGCCGAGGTCGACTTCGCCGAGCTCGTCCGCATCCTGCCCATGGCCGTCGCGGGCGAGGTCCTGGGCATTCCCGAGCCCTACTGGGCCGACGCCGGCAGGTGGACCGTCGCCTCCATGGCGGCCGAGGACCCCGCCTTCGGCGGCGGGGACGCCGCGGACATCCTGCTCGAGGCCCACATCGGACTGCTGTCGATGTTCGATCAGGTCCTGCGCGACGAGACGGCCGCACCCGACACCCTCATCGGCGCCCTGCACCGCGTCCAGGTCGACAGCCGACCGCTGACCCGCGACGAGGTCCTGGTCAACTGTTACGCCTTCATCATGGGGGCGAACCCCACGGTGCCGCAGGCCGCGGCCCAGCTGGTGCTGTTGGCGGCCGAGCAGCCGGAGCTGTGGCAGCGCATCCGCCGCCGGGAGACACCCCTGACCGTGGTCACGGAGGAGCTCCTGCGATGGGCGAGCCCGGTCAACCACGTGCTGCGCCGGACGAAGCGCGAGACCGTCCTCGGCGGCCACGTGCTGGCTCCCGGCACCCTCGTGGCGGCGTGGCTGGCCTCGGCCAACCGCGACTCCTCGGTGTTCGACGACCCGTGGACCTTCCGACCCGACCGCCGGCCGAACCCGCACGTCGCGTTCGGCGTCGGCGCCCACACCTGTGTGGGCAACGCCGCGGCGCGAGTCGCGCTGCACGCCCTCGTCGACGTCCTGGCCGCCACGGTCGAGCGGGTGGAGCTCGCCGGGCCGGTGGGTCACCTGCACTCCAACTTCCTCAACGGCGTGACCTCGCTGCCGGTGCGCCTGTACCCGGCCGACGCGTGA
- a CDS encoding M20/M25/M40 family metallo-hydrolase has product MTPRRADVPRADPVDDAYAAALLKSMVAIPSPSFGEAALALHLLAETRAQGFTSHLDAMGNLVAVTGRGDGPTIMLLGHMDTVAGSPPVRMSDRCLWGRGSVDAKGALAAFLCTARGLQDLPARIVVVGAVEEETPGSRGAVHVRDTMPPPDYLVVGEPSGWSSVVLGYKGKLDLTYRVTTPATHSSNPAAKAGELAAEFWFVLRELLGPDSSHTRFDRPGGTLLSLEATMTHARADICVRTPPGFDVPALLLELERRCPEGTVTVRNQVAAHRVNRTGPVATALSRAIIDHGGTPRARVKTATSDLNTVAVRWQLPMAVYGPGDSALDHSDDEHIELDDYFRSIAVLHDALTALATAPRPTSASLAALTDSTG; this is encoded by the coding sequence GTGACTCCGCGGCGAGCCGACGTCCCCCGCGCCGACCCCGTCGACGACGCGTACGCCGCCGCCCTGCTCAAGTCCATGGTCGCCATCCCCTCGCCGTCCTTCGGCGAGGCCGCGCTGGCCCTGCACCTGCTCGCGGAGACCCGCGCGCAGGGCTTCACCTCGCACCTCGACGCGATGGGCAATTTGGTCGCCGTGACCGGTCGCGGCGACGGGCCGACGATCATGCTGCTGGGCCACATGGACACCGTGGCCGGCAGCCCGCCGGTCCGGATGTCCGACCGGTGCCTGTGGGGCCGCGGCAGCGTCGACGCGAAAGGGGCGCTCGCCGCGTTCCTGTGCACCGCGCGCGGGCTGCAGGACCTGCCCGCCCGCATCGTCGTCGTCGGGGCGGTCGAGGAGGAGACCCCCGGCTCCCGGGGCGCCGTCCACGTCCGGGACACGATGCCGCCGCCGGACTACCTCGTCGTCGGCGAGCCGAGCGGATGGTCCTCGGTCGTGCTGGGGTACAAGGGCAAGCTCGACCTCACCTACCGCGTCACGACACCGGCGACGCACTCGAGCAATCCGGCGGCGAAGGCCGGCGAGCTCGCGGCCGAGTTCTGGTTCGTGCTGCGCGAGCTCCTCGGCCCCGACTCCTCGCACACGCGTTTCGACCGGCCCGGCGGAACCCTGCTCTCGCTCGAGGCGACGATGACGCACGCGCGCGCCGACATCTGCGTGCGCACGCCGCCCGGCTTCGACGTGCCGGCGCTGCTGCTGGAGCTCGAACGGCGCTGCCCGGAGGGCACGGTCACCGTCCGCAACCAGGTGGCCGCCCACCGGGTCAATCGCACCGGCCCGGTCGCGACCGCCCTGTCCCGGGCCATCATCGACCACGGCGGCACCCCCCGGGCGCGGGTGAAGACCGCGACGTCGGACCTCAACACCGTCGCCGTGCGCTGGCAGCTGCCGATGGCGGTCTACGGCCCCGGCGACAGCGCGCTCGATCACAGCGACGACGAGCACATCGAGCTCGACGACTACTTCCGCAGCATCGCGGTCCTGCACGACGCGCTCACCGCCCTGGCCACGGCACCGCGTCCGACGTCGGCATCGCTCGCCGCGCTGACGGACAGCACCGGATGA
- a CDS encoding RimK family alpha-L-glutamate ligase, producing MTRGFLGSDRVALVASRVRREEKALLAALERRVDTVAVIDARTVQVEVGGAAPGFDVVVNREIAWTRARYLADAWESAGVRVLNPARTTTVCGNKWATAQALRTAGVPTPATRLALTPEAALDAADELGYPVVVKPLVGSWGRLVAVLRDPIVASTVLDHVAALPAPEAHIVLLQQFVDKPGRDIRVLVAGGRAVAASYRYSEADRTNVGRGGRVEPCPLDDALARLAVAAAAAVAADLAGVDIVEGPDGERLVLEVNDRVEFAGLQGVVDLDLGEQIIAHLDDAPRAVS from the coding sequence GTGACCCGCGGCTTCCTCGGGTCGGACCGCGTCGCCCTCGTGGCCTCGCGGGTCCGGCGGGAGGAGAAGGCGCTGCTCGCGGCGCTGGAACGTCGCGTCGACACCGTCGCGGTGATCGACGCGAGGACCGTGCAGGTCGAGGTCGGGGGTGCCGCTCCCGGCTTCGACGTCGTCGTCAACCGCGAGATCGCCTGGACGCGCGCCCGGTACCTCGCCGATGCCTGGGAGAGCGCGGGTGTCCGGGTCCTGAACCCGGCCCGCACGACGACGGTCTGCGGCAACAAGTGGGCGACGGCGCAGGCGTTGCGAACCGCCGGCGTCCCGACTCCCGCCACTCGCCTCGCCCTCACCCCCGAAGCAGCCCTGGACGCGGCGGACGAGCTCGGGTACCCGGTGGTCGTCAAGCCCCTCGTCGGGTCGTGGGGTCGACTGGTCGCCGTTCTGCGCGACCCGATCGTCGCCTCGACCGTCCTCGACCACGTCGCGGCGCTGCCGGCGCCGGAGGCCCACATCGTCCTGCTGCAGCAGTTCGTCGACAAGCCCGGCCGTGACATCCGCGTCCTGGTCGCCGGCGGGCGGGCCGTCGCGGCCAGCTACCGCTACAGCGAGGCCGACCGCACCAACGTCGGCCGTGGCGGCCGGGTCGAGCCCTGCCCGCTGGACGATGCGCTTGCCCGGCTCGCGGTGGCCGCTGCCGCCGCCGTGGCCGCCGACCTCGCCGGCGTCGACATCGTCGAAGGGCCTGACGGCGAACGGCTCGTGCTCGAGGTCAACGACCGCGTCGAGTTCGCCGGCCTGCAGGGCGTCGTCGACCTCGACCTCGGCGAGCAGATCATCGCCCACCTCGACGACGCCCCCCGGGCCGTGTCGTGA
- a CDS encoding acyl-CoA dehydrogenase family protein, with protein sequence MIDFELDPAEVDLREEVRALLAAEPLAGLLAALPAGGAEPDVRALYRELGERGLLATGWPVEFGGRGVSHAHAGAVVEELVLHGVPDMLQVLSVQIVGLFVLRAGSAEQRASLLPDLGGGRRFATVLYTEPEVGSDLASLELRAERDGDDYVLDGVKIWGLKSRFADVGLCAARTATGTSRYEGISLFLVDLDSPGVERANVASIADDQFDRVTFRGVRVPASDRLGEDGDGWALLAECLALERTGLDYSLKARRWFDTAVAGVTADALTPADLASVGRHATTVDAAGLLAWDSLNRLDRGGLDAPDAAAAKLYTSTVAQDVAVWAAELHGGDYARHALDAGPRAVLDAAFREAPGVTIAAGTSQVLAEVVFSAAVDAFSAGESR encoded by the coding sequence GTGATCGACTTCGAACTGGACCCCGCGGAGGTCGACCTGCGCGAGGAGGTGCGCGCACTGCTCGCCGCCGAACCGCTCGCCGGTCTGCTCGCGGCGCTCCCGGCCGGGGGCGCCGAGCCGGACGTCCGCGCGCTCTACCGCGAGCTCGGCGAGCGCGGCCTGCTGGCGACCGGATGGCCGGTCGAGTTCGGCGGTCGAGGCGTGTCCCACGCCCATGCCGGCGCCGTCGTCGAGGAGCTCGTCCTGCACGGCGTTCCGGACATGTTGCAGGTGTTGAGCGTCCAGATCGTCGGGCTGTTCGTCCTGCGTGCCGGGTCGGCCGAGCAGCGGGCGAGCCTGCTGCCCGACCTCGGCGGCGGAAGGCGGTTCGCCACCGTCCTCTACACCGAGCCCGAGGTCGGATCGGACCTCGCCTCGCTCGAGCTGCGCGCCGAACGCGACGGCGACGACTACGTCCTCGACGGTGTGAAGATCTGGGGCCTGAAGAGTCGCTTCGCCGACGTCGGCCTGTGCGCCGCCCGGACGGCGACGGGCACCTCACGCTACGAGGGCATCAGCCTGTTCCTCGTCGACCTCGACTCCCCGGGCGTCGAGCGGGCGAACGTCGCCAGCATCGCCGACGACCAGTTCGATCGCGTCACCTTCCGGGGTGTTCGCGTCCCCGCCTCGGACCGGCTCGGCGAGGACGGCGACGGGTGGGCGCTGCTCGCCGAATGTCTCGCCCTCGAGCGCACGGGGCTGGACTACTCGCTCAAGGCGCGACGGTGGTTCGACACCGCCGTCGCGGGCGTCACCGCCGACGCCCTCACCCCCGCGGACCTCGCGTCGGTGGGGCGTCACGCGACGACCGTCGACGCCGCCGGGCTGCTGGCGTGGGACTCGTTGAACCGCCTCGACCGAGGTGGCCTCGACGCCCCGGACGCCGCCGCGGCCAAGCTGTACACCTCGACCGTCGCCCAGGACGTCGCCGTCTGGGCAGCCGAGCTGCACGGCGGCGACTACGCGCGGCACGCCCTCGACGCAGGGCCGCGGGCCGTGTTGGACGCGGCGTTTCGTGAGGCGCCGGGCGTCACCATCGCCGCCGGCACCTCGCAGGTGCTGGCCGAGGTCGTGTTCAGCGCGGCCGTCGACGCGTTCTCCGCGGGTGAGTCGCGATGA
- a CDS encoding transketolase: protein MNAASVDTRELAERIRHHVVDMCGTGLGGHLGGGLSIADILAVLYGQVLAVRPDQPDWPERDRFILSKGHGALGLYAVLALRGFLPVEELGTLGRAGSRLGGHPTRRVPGVEFATGSLGHGIALGLGTALAARLAGGPSRTVVLVGDGELQEGSCWEAAAAAAAVGADTLTVVVDANGLQLGRAVPGPGRPGDLADRWHASGWDVQQVDGHDHDSLAAALTAPTTPQQPRAIVAATAKGYGLPFVAGQVKSHYAALSPRLLARAHGVLDREHDPLARRGTATP, encoded by the coding sequence GTGAACGCCGCGTCGGTCGACACCCGCGAGCTGGCCGAGCGGATCCGCCATCACGTGGTCGACATGTGCGGCACCGGGCTCGGCGGGCACCTCGGCGGCGGACTGTCGATCGCCGACATCCTCGCCGTCCTCTACGGACAGGTGCTCGCGGTCCGTCCGGACCAGCCGGACTGGCCGGAGCGCGACCGCTTCATCCTGAGCAAGGGCCACGGTGCGTTGGGGCTGTACGCCGTGCTGGCGCTGCGCGGATTCCTGCCCGTCGAGGAGCTCGGCACGCTCGGCAGGGCCGGCAGTCGCCTCGGCGGGCACCCGACCCGCCGTGTCCCGGGCGTCGAGTTCGCGACCGGGTCGCTCGGGCACGGCATCGCCCTGGGCCTCGGCACCGCCCTCGCGGCACGGCTGGCCGGTGGCCCGAGCCGCACGGTGGTGCTCGTCGGCGACGGCGAGCTCCAGGAAGGCTCCTGTTGGGAGGCCGCCGCCGCGGCGGCGGCGGTCGGCGCCGACACGCTCACCGTCGTCGTCGACGCCAACGGCCTGCAGCTCGGCCGGGCCGTGCCCGGGCCGGGGCGCCCCGGCGACCTGGCCGACCGGTGGCACGCGTCCGGGTGGGACGTCCAACAGGTCGACGGGCACGATCACGACAGCCTGGCCGCGGCCCTCACGGCGCCCACGACACCGCAGCAGCCACGCGCGATCGTCGCCGCCACCGCGAAGGGCTACGGACTGCCGTTCGTCGCCGGCCAGGTCAAGAGCCACTACGCGGCGCTGTCGCCCCGACTCCTCGCCCGCGCCCACGGGGTCCTCGACCGCGAGCACGATCCGCTCGCCCGGCGCGGGACGGCGACGCCGTGA
- a CDS encoding DegT/DnrJ/EryC1/StrS family aminotransferase, translated as MSAAPAGAPGADRLAALGGTPAVARRLRAAHWPVVTDLDRRAVLDVLDGQALVSDTNGETAVSRLEDRWARFCEVPECVAVSNGTTALATALAALGIGPGDEVVVPSLSFVATALAPLHQMAVPVFADVDPVHFTLDPASVAEQITERTAAILPVHLHGRPADMDALGDLARTHGLAVVEDAAQAHGALWRGRRTGALGDAAAFSLQVTKNLPTCGEGGLITFADPATAAQARRIRQFGEDIDPGRERRYLSHRLGWNHKMNAVQAAFTLSQLDRFADYEAARQSQVTRFLDRIGELPGVLVPTAPAGGSHAWHILRLRFDPAAAGLPGSAAAGYRKALHRLLRAEGVPVSRYQLRSLPRQAAIADRVGFGAGYPWAAATAAEPAPRTAVADAIIEDSLTLQKRHLAPDAGPALDAYADGFAKVFRNLDVVARMALA; from the coding sequence GTGAGCGCCGCACCTGCCGGCGCCCCGGGAGCCGACCGGTTGGCGGCGCTCGGCGGCACGCCCGCCGTCGCCCGCCGACTGCGTGCGGCCCACTGGCCGGTCGTCACCGACCTCGACCGCCGCGCGGTCCTCGACGTGCTCGACGGGCAGGCCCTCGTCTCGGACACCAACGGCGAGACCGCGGTCAGTCGGTTGGAGGACCGGTGGGCCCGGTTCTGCGAGGTGCCCGAGTGCGTGGCCGTGTCGAACGGCACGACCGCCCTCGCGACGGCGCTCGCGGCGCTCGGCATCGGCCCGGGCGACGAGGTCGTGGTGCCGTCGTTGAGCTTCGTCGCGACCGCGCTCGCCCCGCTGCACCAGATGGCCGTGCCGGTGTTCGCCGACGTCGACCCGGTGCACTTCACCCTGGACCCGGCCTCGGTCGCCGAGCAGATCACCGAACGCACCGCAGCGATCCTGCCCGTCCACCTGCACGGCCGTCCCGCCGACATGGACGCCCTGGGCGACCTCGCCCGCACCCACGGGTTGGCGGTCGTGGAGGACGCCGCGCAGGCCCACGGCGCGCTCTGGCGCGGGCGACGCACCGGCGCCCTCGGCGACGCCGCCGCCTTCAGCCTGCAGGTCACCAAGAACCTGCCGACCTGCGGCGAAGGCGGGCTGATCACGTTCGCGGACCCCGCGACGGCGGCCCAGGCCCGTCGCATCCGGCAGTTCGGCGAGGACATCGACCCGGGCCGCGAGCGGCGCTACCTGTCGCACCGCCTCGGCTGGAACCACAAGATGAACGCCGTCCAGGCGGCGTTCACGCTGTCCCAGCTCGACCGCTTCGCCGACTACGAGGCCGCCCGCCAGAGCCAGGTGACGCGCTTCCTCGATCGCATCGGCGAGCTCCCGGGCGTCCTCGTGCCGACCGCGCCGGCGGGCGGCTCGCACGCCTGGCACATCCTGCGGCTGCGCTTCGACCCCGCGGCGGCGGGCCTACCCGGATCGGCCGCGGCCGGCTACCGCAAGGCCCTGCACCGCCTGCTGCGCGCCGAGGGCGTACCCGTGTCGCGGTACCAGTTGCGTTCGCTGCCCCGGCAGGCCGCGATCGCCGACCGCGTCGGCTTCGGCGCCGGGTACCCCTGGGCGGCCGCCACCGCGGCCGAGCCCGCGCCGCGGACGGCGGTCGCGGACGCGATCATCGAGGACTCGCTGACCCTGCAGAAGCGACACCTCGCCCCCGACGCCGGACCGGCGCTCGACGCCTACGCCGACGGCTTCGCCAAGGTGTTCCGCAACCTCGACGTCGTGGCCCGGATGGCGCTCGCGTGA